CGGTGGATTTCTCCAGCAAGAAGAAGAAATCCCCGTACTCCATGGATGCCAACCTGCTGCACATCTCCTATGAAGGCGGCAACCTGGAAGATCCGTGGTGGGAAGCGGAAGACGACATGTGGCGCTGGAGCGTGAGCCCGGAAGCGGCTCCGGATCAGCCCACCTACATCACTCTGGGCTTCGAGAAGGGTGACATCGTCTCCATCGACGGTGAGCGACTGAGCCCCGCCGAAGTGCTGACCAAGCTGAACAAGCTGGGTGGCGACAACGGTATCGGCCGTCTGGACCTGGTGGAAAACCGTTACGTGGGCATGAAGTCCCGTGGCTGTTATGAAACCCCCGGTGGCACCATCATGCTGCCGGCGCATCGCGCCATCGAGTCCCTGACTCTGGATCGTGAGTCCGCGCACCTCAAGGATTCCGTCATGCCCAAGTACGCTGAACTGGTCTACAACGGTTATTGGTGGAGCCCGGAGCGTCTGGCGCTGCAGAAGCTTATCGATGCGACCCAGGAGCATGTGAACGGCGAAGTGCGCATGAAACTGTACAAGGGCAACGCTACCGTGGTGGGTCGTCGCTCCGAGAATGACAGCCTCTTCGATGCTTCCATCGCCACGTTTGAAGACGATGCCGGCGCCTACAACCAGAAGGATGCCGAAGGCTTCATCAAGCTGAACGCCTTGCGCCTGCGTATCGCTGCAAAGACCGGCCGCAAGCTGAGCTGATGAACGCCGGGCGTTTGATGCCCGACACCTGACGCTCACACAAAAACCGCCGTATGCTGAAAGGCTGCGGCGGTTTTGCGTGTCTGGTGTCAGGGAATTGGCGCTTTGCGCCCCCCCGTTACACATCGAAAACGAATTCCCATTTAATTTGTACCATCGTCACAATTAAGCTGGTCGACTCAGAAGAACAATAGAAATTCCTGTTGGGAGGATATCGACCATGACCCCGCATCCGTCTACTGCATTGCCTTTACTGGCCCGTCGCACCCTGCTGGCCGCTGCCCTGACATTGTCTTTAGCCGCCTGTGGAGGGGGAGGGAGTTCCAGCGCGCCGGCTGAGGCTTCATCCAGTGCCGCGCAGGCGCCGGTACCCAATGTGTCGGAAGAGGCTCAGACGCCGATCCTGCCGGAGCCCGCTGCGAGGGCTCGTGATGTGATTTTTGTGGGCAATAACTGGGAAGGCATGGTCGATGTGGTGGATAGGGATACCTACACCCGCCTGGGGCGCATCAATGGCATTCCGGACCAGACTGAACGGGAGGCCGCCATCGCCAGCAACCCGGAAGACCTGCTGTTTTTCCAGGGTATTCGCTTGCTGATTGGTGAAGGCAACCACCAGTATGTGGATGACATGTATAGCAGCAACGATGGTCGCCTGCTGATTGTGTCTCGTCCCAGTTACGCGGATGTGGTGGGCATTGATATCGCTACCGGCGAGATTGAATGGCGTTTTGAGGTGGATGGGTATCGGTCTGACCACATGGCCGTTTCTCCAGATGGCACCCAGGTGGCCGTCTCTGCCTCCACCGGTAACGTGGTGCACATCCTGGACGTGGAAACCGGGGCTGAGCTCAAGCGGTTTCCGTCCGGGGATTCCCCCCATGAAAATATCTATTCCAAAGACGGCAAGCGTATCTACCACGCGAGTATCGGCACGGTATATACCCCGTTGGATAGTCAGTTGATCGGTGATGTCACTGATGCTCTGCTAGGTCAAAATCTGCTGGATGCCACCAAGGGTGAGCGGATTTTCCAGGTGGTGGATGCCGACAGCATGGAGATCATCAAGAAGCTGGATCTGGCTGGTGATCTGGAAGAGGCGGGATATGGCAACCTCAGCACGGCGGTGCGGCCCATGGCGCATACCACCGACGACCGTTATTTCTACTTCCAGCTTTCCTTCCTGCATGGCTTTATTGAGTACGACATGGAAGAGGAAAAAGTTCTGCGCCTGGCGGAGCTGCCAGACCTGACCAACGGCCTGCCCCGCGAGCTGTATGTGAACGACTCGGCCCATCATGGCATTGCACTCAGTGCAGACAACAAGACGCTCTGTGTGGCTGGCACCATGAGCGATTATGTGGCGATGGTGGATCGTGAAACCTTTGCCTATAGCCTCAAGCAGGGTATTGGTGAAAAGCCCTACTGGGTGACCACCAGCAAGGACGGTGAGCATTGTTATGTGTCCTGGAGTGGTACCGACCAGATGTCCGTCTTCAATTACGCCTCAGGCCAGGAGGTGGCACGGGTTGATGTGGGGGATCACCCGCAGCGTATCCGCGAGGGCCGCGTGCCGGAAGCCTGGGTAGAAGATCAGGGCTCCCTGTTCTTGCCCTGAAGCATGCCAAGCGCTTGAGGCCGGAAGCCTGACGAACAAAATCCCATCGCTTTTCAGGCTAATGGGTAAGGGGCGTCAGGCTTTCGGCTTTTTTTGTTGTCAATTCCTGCCTCTACCACCACTATTCGCCCCTGAGACCCGGTCTACGAATTCAGGAGCCAGCGAATCATGCGAATCCTTCATACCATGCTGCGTGTGGGCAATCTCGAAAACTCGGTCGCCTTCTATACCGATGTGCTCGGCATGACCGAGTTGCGTCGCAAGGAATACCCGGAAGGCCGCTTTACCAACGTGTTTGTGGGTTATCAGCCCGAGTCTGAGGGGGCGGTTCTGGAGCTGACCTGGAACTGGGACCAGTCCTCCTACGATCTGGGTACTGGCTATGGCCATGTCGCACTTGCTGTGGATGACGTGTACGCTGCTTGTGAGCGTATTCGTGAGCGGGGCGGCAAGGTGACCCGTGAGCCCGGACCCATGAAGCACGGCACCACGGTGCTGGCGTTTGTGGAAGATCCGGATGGTTACAAGATTGAATTGCTGGGACGCGACTGATGGGAAAAGTGGTAGTGGGTTGGCGCGAGTGGGCCAGCTTGCCGGAACTGGGCATCGATGCCATCAAGATGAAAGTGGATACCGGAGCGCGCACCTCCGCACTTCATGCCTTCGAAGTGGAAGCTTTCGAGCGCGAAGGGGTCGAGTGGGTGCGTTTTTCCCTGCACCCCATTCAGGATCAGCCGCAAGTGACCGTATGCGAAACTCCGGTGCTTGATCGTCGCGTGGTGACGGACTCCGGTGGTCACAAGGAAGAGCGCCCCGTGATCCTGACCACGATTGATCTGGGCGGCCGCCAGTGGCCTATCGAAATCACCCTGACCGATCGTGAAAACATGAAATTCAGAATGCTGCTGGGCCGCACCGCCATGACAGAAATCATGGTCGAGCCGACAGCCTCATTCTTGTTGGGAGGAGATCGGGACAACCCGTGACCGACATGCCCACAACGCCTTATAACGCTATTAGCCAGTTAACCAAAACAGACAGTGCTGCCATGAAAATTGCCATTCTATCGAGAAACAAGCGACTCTATTCCACCCGCCGTTTGGTGGAAGCCGGTGAGGCCGCCGGCCATGAAATGCATGTGATCGATACGCTGCGTTGCTACATGAGCATGGTGGCGCACAAACCCGAAATTCACTTCAAGGGTGAAGTACTGGAAGGTTTTGATGCGGTGATCCCGCGTATCGGCGCTTCCATTACCCAGTACGGCACCGCCGTGGTCCGTCAGTTTGAAATGATGGGAGTCTTTTCGGTCAATGAATCCGTGGCCATTTCACGTTCAAGGGACAAGCTGCGTTCCTTGCAATTGTTGTCACGAAAAGGGGTTGGCCTGCCGATTACCGGTTTTGCCCACTCCCCGGATGACATTCCCGATTTGATCAACATGGTTCGCGGTGCGCCGCTGGTGATCAAGATGCTGGAAGGTACCCAGGGCATTGGTGTGGTGCTGGCGGAAACCCGTAAGGCAGCTGAATCGGTGATTGAAGCCTTCATGGGCCTGAACGTTTCCGTGATGGTGCAGGAATACATCAAGGAGGCGGGCGGCGCAGACATCCGCTGCTTCGTGGTGGGTGGCAAGGTGATTGCGGCCATGAAACGCCAGGCCGCACCCGGCGAGTTCCGCTCCAACTTGCACCGGGGCGGCAGCGCCAGCCTGATTCGTATCACCCCGGAAGAGCGTGCCACTGCCGTGCGGGCTGCACGCATCATGGGGCTGAACGTGGCGGGGGTCGATATTCTGCGCTCCAACCATGGTCCGGTGGTAATGGAAGTGAACTCGTCTCCGGGGCTCGAAGGGATTGAGCAGGCGACCGGCAAGGATGTGGCCGGCATGGTGATCAAGTTCATCGAAAAGGACGCGCGTCCCTACCGGACACAGACTAAGGGCTCCAAGGGCTGAAAGGCAGTTAATAATTAACAGTTAATAGCGAAAACCCGCTTTGCGTGAAAGTCGGCTGTGCTGACCAGCGGTAGTCACGAGTTTGTGGTCTTGGGTGAAGAATGAAAAATCCAAAAGAATCGAAAAACACGCCTTTTGAAATTGACGGCATTACCGTGCAGCCCGGCAGCCGGGCCAAGGTGGAATTGCCGCTCGCCCAGCTATACACCCAGACGCCGCTGAACGTACCCATCCACGTCATACATGGGCGCAAGCCAGGCCCGGTATTGATGGTCAGCGCGGCCATTCATGGTGACGAGCTCAATGGGGTGGAGATCATTCGGCGTCTGCTGCGTCATTCTGCTCTGAAGAGCATTAACGGCACTCTGCTGGCGGTACCGGTGGTGAATGTGTTTGGTTTCATTCACAAGACCCGCTACCTGCCGGATCGTCGTGACCTGAACCGCTGCTTCCCCGGTTCCGAAACCGGTAGCCTGGGTGCGCGCATGGCCTGGCAGTTCAAGACCCAGGTGCTCGATCGCGCTACCCACGCGGTGGATCTGCATACCGGGGCCATACACCGCGCCAACCTGCCACAGATTCGTGCGGATCTTTCCAATGATGACACTGCCGCCATGGCCAATGCCTTTGGTGTACCCGTGGTCATCAATTCGGTACTGGGCGAGGGTACCCTGCGAGAAGTGGCAGAGGCTCAGGGGATTCCGGTTGTTACCTATGAAGCCGGTGAAGCGCTGCGCTTCGAGGAGTCCTGCATCCGGGCTGGCGTAAAGGGGGTGCTCAATGTGATGCAGCATCTCGGCATGACCGGCTCCCGCCGTTCCAAGGCTCCTCGTGAGCCCTACATTGCCCGTTCTTCCAGCTGGGTGCGTGCCGAGCGTGATGGTGTCTTCCTGTCGCTGGTTGCCCTCGGCGCCTGGATCAAGAAAGGCGATCTGATTGGTCGCATCTCCAGCCCCTTCGGTGGCGATGATGTGAACATCTACGCCCCCGCCGCCGGCATTCTGGTCGGCCGTAACAACCTGCCGCTGGTTAACGAAGGCGAAGCCCTTTACCACATTGCCCGCTTTGAGGAAGTCAGCGAGGTGGCGCAGTCCCTGGAAGTGTTCACTTCGGATATCGAAAAAGGCCCGACGCTGGCGGGTGAGCCACCGATTGTTTAAAGGCCTCGCAGGCAGAGGCCTTCTTCAGTGGTGGCTTCCTGTGGGATGCCGGCCGGGTGTTGCGAGCCATTAAATTGACTTTCTGTGGCACGTTGGGCCCTTATGCCTGTTTGTGCTTCCCTTATGCCTCATTGCCGGGCCGACCTGCCGCTTATCCTTTGCTATACTCCGCCGCTACATGGACACCCCGTTGATTTAGCATTTGGAGTGAATAGATGGTCGCTTTGGTCAAGCCGCATGGTGCGGACGCATTAACCCCTCTGTACGTTGCCGATGAAGCCGCACGCGTTGCTCTGCAGCACGAAGCGGAATCCCTGCCTTCGGTGGTGATCAGTTCTGCCGCTGCCGCCAACGCGGTGATGATGGGGGCTGGCTATTTCACCCCGCTGACCGGCTATATGAACAAGGCGGACATGCTCTCTGTGGCCGACAACATGACCACCGCCAGTGGCCTGTTCTGGCCGGTGCCGATCGTCAACATGCTGAAGGATGTCAGCGCTATTCAAGGCGCAAAGCGCATTGCCCTGCGTGACCCGAACGTGGATGGCCAGCCGGTGATTGCGGTGATGGACGTGGCCGCCATTGAGGAAGCCACCGACGCAGAACTGGAAGCCGTAGCTGAGCAGGTATTTGCCACCAACGACAAACAGCACCCGGGTGTGGCCAACTTCCTGGCGGCAGGTAACTTCATTGTTTCCGGCGATATTCAGGTATTGAGCTACTCCTACTTCGCCGATGACTTCCCGGATACCTTCCGCACTGCAGTATCCATCCGCAACGAGTTCGTTGAGCGTGGCTGGAACAACGTGGTGGCCTTCCAGACCCGTAACCCGATGCACCGCGCCCACGAAGAACTGTGCCGCATGGCTCAGGAAGCCCTGAACGCTGACGGCATCCTGATTCATATGTTGCTGGGCAAGCTCAAAGAAGGTGATATTCCGGCTGACGTGCGGGATGCCTCCATTCGCAAGATGGTGGAAGTGTACTTCCCGCCCAACACCGTGATGATCACCGGTTACGGCTTTGACATGCTGTATGCCGGTCCCCGTGAAGCGGTACTGCATGCCGTGTTCCGTCAGAACTGTGGTTGCAGCCACCTGATCGTTGGCCGTGACCATGCGGGTGTGGGCGATTACTACGGTGCTTTCGATGCCCAGACCATCTTCCAGGACAAAGTTCCGGCGGGCGCACTGGAGATCAAGATCTTCGAAGCCGATCACACGGCTTACTCCAAAAAGCTCGATCGTGTGGTGATGATGCGTGATGTACCGGATCACACCAAGGACGATTTTGTTCTGCTGTCCGGCACCAAGGTGCGTGAGATGCTGGGTCAGGGCATTGCCCCGCCGCCGGAATTCTCCCGCCCGGAAGTGGCGCAGATCCTGATGGATTACTACCAGGCGCTGGATGCAGGCAAGTAATCCACGCTTGGCATACCTGCTCTCGTAAGCAGCGACA
The nucleotide sequence above comes from Alcanivorax sediminis. Encoded proteins:
- a CDS encoding YncE family protein, whose translation is MTPHPSTALPLLARRTLLAAALTLSLAACGGGGSSSAPAEASSSAAQAPVPNVSEEAQTPILPEPAARARDVIFVGNNWEGMVDVVDRDTYTRLGRINGIPDQTEREAAIASNPEDLLFFQGIRLLIGEGNHQYVDDMYSSNDGRLLIVSRPSYADVVGIDIATGEIEWRFEVDGYRSDHMAVSPDGTQVAVSASTGNVVHILDVETGAELKRFPSGDSPHENIYSKDGKRIYHASIGTVYTPLDSQLIGDVTDALLGQNLLDATKGERIFQVVDADSMEIIKKLDLAGDLEEAGYGNLSTAVRPMAHTTDDRYFYFQLSFLHGFIEYDMEEEKVLRLAELPDLTNGLPRELYVNDSAHHGIALSADNKTLCVAGTMSDYVAMVDRETFAYSLKQGIGEKPYWVTTSKDGEHCYVSWSGTDQMSVFNYASGQEVARVDVGDHPQRIREGRVPEAWVEDQGSLFLP
- a CDS encoding argininosuccinate synthase, giving the protein MSKINKVVLAYSGGLDTSVIVKWLQDTYDCEVVTFTADIGQGEEVEPARAKAQAMGVKEIYIEDLREEFVRDYVFPMFRANTIYEGEYLLGTSIARPLIAKRLVEIAEETGADAISHGATGKGNDQVRFELGAYALAPGIQVIAPWREWDLNSREKLMAYCEERNIPVDFSSKKKKSPYSMDANLLHISYEGGNLEDPWWEAEDDMWRWSVSPEAAPDQPTYITLGFEKGDIVSIDGERLSPAEVLTKLNKLGGDNGIGRLDLVENRYVGMKSRGCYETPGGTIMLPAHRAIESLTLDRESAHLKDSVMPKYAELVYNGYWWSPERLALQKLIDATQEHVNGEVRMKLYKGNATVVGRRSENDSLFDASIATFEDDAGAYNQKDAEGFIKLNALRLRIAAKTGRKLS
- the gloA gene encoding lactoylglutathione lyase: MRILHTMLRVGNLENSVAFYTDVLGMTELRRKEYPEGRFTNVFVGYQPESEGAVLELTWNWDQSSYDLGTGYGHVALAVDDVYAACERIRERGGKVTREPGPMKHGTTVLAFVEDPDGYKIELLGRD
- the sat gene encoding sulfate adenylyltransferase: MVALVKPHGADALTPLYVADEAARVALQHEAESLPSVVISSAAAANAVMMGAGYFTPLTGYMNKADMLSVADNMTTASGLFWPVPIVNMLKDVSAIQGAKRIALRDPNVDGQPVIAVMDVAAIEEATDAELEAVAEQVFATNDKQHPGVANFLAAGNFIVSGDIQVLSYSYFADDFPDTFRTAVSIRNEFVERGWNNVVAFQTRNPMHRAHEELCRMAQEALNADGILIHMLLGKLKEGDIPADVRDASIRKMVEVYFPPNTVMITGYGFDMLYAGPREAVLHAVFRQNCGCSHLIVGRDHAGVGDYYGAFDAQTIFQDKVPAGALEIKIFEADHTAYSKKLDRVVMMRDVPDHTKDDFVLLSGTKVREMLGQGIAPPPEFSRPEVAQILMDYYQALDAGK
- the rimK gene encoding 30S ribosomal protein S6--L-glutamate ligase; translation: MKIAILSRNKRLYSTRRLVEAGEAAGHEMHVIDTLRCYMSMVAHKPEIHFKGEVLEGFDAVIPRIGASITQYGTAVVRQFEMMGVFSVNESVAISRSRDKLRSLQLLSRKGVGLPITGFAHSPDDIPDLINMVRGAPLVIKMLEGTQGIGVVLAETRKAAESVIEAFMGLNVSVMVQEYIKEAGGADIRCFVVGGKVIAAMKRQAAPGEFRSNLHRGGSASLIRITPEERATAVRAARIMGLNVAGVDILRSNHGPVVMEVNSSPGLEGIEQATGKDVAGMVIKFIEKDARPYRTQTKGSKG
- a CDS encoding succinylglutamate desuccinylase/aspartoacylase family protein, encoding MKNPKESKNTPFEIDGITVQPGSRAKVELPLAQLYTQTPLNVPIHVIHGRKPGPVLMVSAAIHGDELNGVEIIRRLLRHSALKSINGTLLAVPVVNVFGFIHKTRYLPDRRDLNRCFPGSETGSLGARMAWQFKTQVLDRATHAVDLHTGAIHRANLPQIRADLSNDDTAAMANAFGVPVVINSVLGEGTLREVAEAQGIPVVTYEAGEALRFEESCIRAGVKGVLNVMQHLGMTGSRRSKAPREPYIARSSSWVRAERDGVFLSLVALGAWIKKGDLIGRISSPFGGDDVNIYAPAAGILVGRNNLPLVNEGEALYHIARFEEVSEVAQSLEVFTSDIEKGPTLAGEPPIV
- a CDS encoding ATP-dependent zinc protease family protein, with translation MGKVVVGWREWASLPELGIDAIKMKVDTGARTSALHAFEVEAFEREGVEWVRFSLHPIQDQPQVTVCETPVLDRRVVTDSGGHKEERPVILTTIDLGGRQWPIEITLTDRENMKFRMLLGRTAMTEIMVEPTASFLLGGDRDNP